From Candidatus Saganbacteria bacterium, a single genomic window includes:
- a CDS encoding EamA family transporter, whose translation MSSFWLAIMAAVIWGFVPLLEKIGLGKIEPLVGLFYRSCGVLIGLVILVLFFLKPAEIRSVDLRSALLVMTGGFLASFVATILFYHALKWGEMSRIVPISGSYPLITFVLGIFLLGESFSLLKLLGVILAVIGVWLLKIG comes from the coding sequence ATGAGCTCTTTCTGGTTAGCGATAATGGCGGCCGTCATCTGGGGATTTGTCCCCCTGCTTGAAAAGATAGGACTCGGGAAGATAGAACCCCTTGTCGGGCTTTTTTACCGGAGCTGCGGCGTTTTGATCGGTCTGGTGATACTTGTACTTTTCTTTTTAAAGCCGGCGGAAATAAGATCAGTCGACCTCAGGTCAGCCCTGCTTGTCATGACCGGCGGGTTCCTGGCGAGTTTTGTGGCGACGATACTTTTTTACCACGCGCTTAAATGGGGAGAAATGTCCAGGATCGTCCCAATATCGGGCAGTTACCCTCTTATAACATTTGTACTTGGCATCTTTCTTCTAGGAGAATCCTTCAGCCTTTTGAAGCTGCTCGGAGTCATCCTCGCTGTGATAGGGGTCTGGCTTCTAAAGATAGGATAG
- a CDS encoding YunC family protein, whose protein sequence is MKTEKIQLASKSADGYIIDFGPVKLVFAKTNKGIVGCGIIDIATFEKFGFPAVKVKAAEGSINTLDDLLKASAVSVNAPAVLLGIKEGFTGKETLERM, encoded by the coding sequence ATGAAAACCGAAAAAATTCAATTAGCATCAAAAAGCGCGGACGGATACATTATCGACTTTGGCCCGGTCAAGCTCGTATTTGCAAAGACGAATAAAGGCATTGTGGGCTGCGGGATAATAGATATTGCGACATTTGAAAAGTTCGGTTTTCCCGCGGTAAAAGTTAAAGCCGCTGAAGGCTCTATTAATACATTAGATGATCTGCTCAAAGCAAGCGCGGTCTCAGTCAACGCGCCGGCAGTCTTGCTTGGTATCAAAGAAGGATTTACGGGGAAAGAAACACTGGAGAGAATGTAA
- the pfkA gene encoding 6-phosphofructokinase has translation MKIKRIGVLTTGGDAPGMNAAIRAVVRSAIFNGLEVVGIEKGFAGLIKGEICPLDVKSVGGIINRGGTILHTVRSPEFKQKSSRKKAFSNLKKNRIDVLVIIGGDGSLHGAKELEDDFGFPCVVVPATIDNDLPLTDFTIGYMTAVDTAVEAVDKIRDTASSHERVFIVQVMGREHGFLAVEVGLSCGAEVILVPEVKWSIDSVVKNILAGHKRGKSSSIIVMAEGAGDPNKVADEIRKETDLDVKVSILGYIQRGGTPNAFGRILACKFGEEAVDLILQGKMNRMVATNKNKITSFPIKEVLKAKKQIDMDSYKLAKVLAI, from the coding sequence ATGAAAATTAAAAGAATCGGTGTGCTTACGACAGGCGGCGATGCTCCAGGAATGAACGCGGCGATAAGGGCGGTTGTCCGGTCAGCGATCTTTAACGGCCTTGAGGTCGTCGGCATCGAAAAAGGATTTGCGGGACTGATAAAAGGGGAAATCTGCCCTCTTGACGTTAAATCGGTTGGCGGAATAATCAACAGGGGGGGGACCATCCTTCATACTGTCAGGTCCCCGGAGTTCAAGCAAAAGAGTTCAAGAAAAAAAGCTTTTTCCAACCTTAAAAAGAACAGGATAGATGTCCTGGTCATAATCGGCGGCGACGGGTCACTTCACGGAGCAAAAGAACTTGAAGATGATTTTGGCTTTCCGTGCGTTGTGGTCCCGGCGACGATCGACAACGATCTGCCGCTCACCGATTTCACGATCGGATATATGACAGCGGTAGACACGGCGGTCGAAGCTGTAGATAAGATCAGGGACACCGCGTCTTCACACGAGAGGGTCTTTATAGTACAGGTGATGGGCCGGGAGCACGGGTTCCTGGCGGTCGAGGTAGGGCTCTCCTGCGGGGCCGAAGTCATCCTTGTGCCCGAAGTAAAGTGGAGCATCGACAGTGTCGTAAAGAATATTCTGGCAGGACACAAAAGAGGCAAATCAAGCAGTATTATTGTCATGGCGGAAGGCGCCGGAGATCCGAACAAAGTCGCGGACGAGATAAGGAAAGAAACGGACCTGGATGTCAAAGTTTCGATCCTCGGATATATACAGAGGGGCGGAACACCGAACGCGTTCGGCAGGATCCTCGCGTGTAAATTCGGTGAAGAGGCGGTCGATCTCATCCTGCAGGGAAAGATGAACAGGATGGTCGCGACCAACAAAAATAAGATCACTTCATTCCCGATAAAAGAAGTATTAAAAGCGAAAAAACAGATTGATATGGATTCTTATAAACTGGCGAAGGTCCTGGCGATATAA
- a CDS encoding radical SAM protein: MPSKATIIEERIKQAQELLKRCCLCGHRCGADRTSGGLGICGAGKDIYISSYTAHLGEEPVFSGTKGSGTIFFTYCNLSCAYCQNYEISQKHLGKKVSEKELADIMLSLQKKGCHNINLVSPTHFMPQILAALKIAFEKGLDIPVVYNTNGYDSLELLKILDGIADIYMPDFKYFDDEKAKKYSNAENYVETAKAGIKEMFRQAGNLVLDGEDIALKGLLVRHLGLPNNISGGKEVLDFLSSISKDIWISIMSQYSPQNKAKEYPELNRKITPEEYWDVIRHAQSLKLENYLIQEMSSTETYLPDFSKNNPF; the protein is encoded by the coding sequence ATGCCATCAAAAGCAACAATCATAGAGGAGAGGATAAAACAGGCGCAGGAACTTTTAAAGCGCTGCTGTTTATGCGGGCACAGGTGCGGGGCGGACAGGACGTCAGGCGGGCTAGGCATCTGTGGAGCAGGAAAAGATATATATATTTCATCTTATACGGCGCATCTCGGAGAGGAGCCTGTTTTTTCAGGGACAAAAGGCTCGGGAACGATATTCTTTACTTATTGCAACCTTTCTTGTGCTTATTGCCAGAACTACGAAATAAGCCAGAAGCACCTCGGGAAAAAAGTCAGCGAAAAAGAACTTGCGGACATAATGCTGTCTCTGCAGAAAAAAGGCTGCCATAATATCAATCTTGTTTCGCCGACCCATTTCATGCCGCAGATACTTGCGGCTTTGAAGATCGCTTTTGAAAAAGGCCTGGATATTCCGGTCGTCTATAATACCAACGGTTATGATTCTTTAGAGCTTTTGAAGATACTTGACGGAATAGCCGACATATATATGCCCGACTTTAAATATTTTGATGATGAAAAAGCTAAAAAATATTCCAACGCCGAGAATTATGTCGAGACCGCAAAGGCCGGGATAAAAGAAATGTTCAGGCAGGCCGGCAATTTAGTTTTGGATGGAGAAGATATCGCCCTAAAAGGCCTCTTGGTGCGGCACCTGGGCCTGCCAAACAATATTTCAGGCGGAAAAGAAGTTCTTGATTTTTTGTCCTCCATATCAAAGGATATATGGATAAGCATAATGTCGCAGTACAGCCCGCAGAACAAAGCTAAAGAATATCCCGAGCTTAACAGGAAGATAACACCGGAAGAATATTGGGATGTGATAAGGCACGCGCAGAGCTTGAAGCTGGAAAACTATCTGATACAGGAAATGTCGTCGACGGAAACATATCTGCCGGATTTCAGCAAGAATAATCCTTTTTAG
- a CDS encoding NAD+ synthase, producing MKRQQPIKIALCQINPTVGDLKGNAQTIIGNINKCKELGIDIAVFPELAVTGYPPEDLLLKANFVGDNIAALKGIIKDCRGIVAVIGFVNKKSGRLFNSAAVIKDGRIIGIYDKICLPNYGVFDEKRYFSAGNRIVKFKHKNLTVGICICEDIWDDGGPAFKLSKEKVDLIFAINASPYSVEKWKEREKRAKRLVKNKRSVFAYLNLVGGQDELVFDGHSFVMGPQGKILARGKQFEEDLIVFELPLAREPHATNHAPLSRAAEIYRALCLGLKDYVRKNGFKKVFLGLSGGIDSALVATIAADALGKDNVETLFMPSRYTSEQSLADAMLLAQNLGIECKEIGIQGILEKYIGELDHYFKGIPSNVAEENLQARIRGNLLMAFSNKFGSLVLATGNKSEVSTGYATLYGDMAGGLSVIKDVPKTTVYELADYRNSVSPVIPRTIIERAPTAELKPGQKDQDTLPEYDVLDKIIDQYVEKDKGAGDIAKKGISKEVVERTVRMIDMNEYKRRQSAPGIKITPKAFGKDRRLPITNRYPG from the coding sequence ATGAAAAGACAACAGCCTATAAAGATCGCCCTCTGCCAGATCAACCCGACCGTCGGGGACCTAAAAGGCAATGCACAAACAATAATTGGGAATATCAACAAATGTAAAGAACTCGGGATTGATATTGCCGTTTTCCCCGAGCTTGCTGTCACCGGCTATCCTCCCGAAGATCTTCTTTTAAAGGCGAATTTTGTCGGCGACAACATCGCCGCATTAAAAGGAATAATCAAAGATTGCAGGGGCATAGTCGCCGTTATTGGTTTTGTTAATAAAAAAAGCGGGAGGCTGTTCAACTCCGCTGCAGTAATAAAGGACGGAAGAATTATCGGTATCTATGACAAGATATGCCTTCCTAATTACGGCGTGTTCGACGAAAAAAGATATTTCTCGGCCGGGAACCGTATTGTGAAATTCAAGCATAAAAATCTTACTGTCGGTATCTGCATATGTGAGGACATCTGGGACGATGGCGGGCCCGCATTCAAGCTCTCAAAAGAAAAGGTGGATTTGATATTTGCAATAAATGCTTCCCCGTATTCCGTTGAAAAGTGGAAAGAAAGAGAAAAACGGGCAAAACGGCTGGTGAAAAACAAAAGATCTGTTTTTGCTTATTTGAACCTTGTTGGCGGCCAGGATGAACTTGTTTTTGACGGCCACTCCTTTGTCATGGGGCCTCAGGGAAAGATCCTTGCCCGCGGTAAACAGTTCGAGGAAGATCTGATCGTTTTTGAACTTCCCTTAGCCCGCGAACCACACGCCACGAACCATGCACCACTTTCAAGGGCTGCCGAGATCTATCGCGCACTCTGCCTGGGCCTTAAAGACTACGTCAGGAAAAACGGCTTTAAGAAAGTCTTCCTCGGCCTTTCCGGCGGTATAGACTCGGCGCTGGTAGCAACCATAGCCGCTGATGCTCTCGGGAAAGATAATGTTGAGACGCTTTTTATGCCTTCACGGTACACTTCGGAGCAGAGCCTGGCTGATGCGATGCTTCTTGCGCAAAACCTCGGCATCGAATGTAAGGAGATCGGCATTCAGGGCATACTTGAAAAATATATCGGGGAACTGGACCACTATTTCAAGGGGATCCCTTCAAACGTCGCCGAAGAGAACCTTCAGGCGCGCATCAGGGGAAATCTTTTGATGGCTTTCTCGAACAAGTTCGGCTCCCTGGTCCTGGCGACCGGCAACAAAAGTGAAGTCTCTACAGGCTACGCCACTTTATACGGGGATATGGCCGGAGGCCTTTCGGTAATTAAAGATGTCCCTAAAACCACTGTTTATGAGCTTGCGGATTATAGAAATTCGGTCTCGCCGGTCATACCGCGCACAATAATCGAAAGAGCGCCCACGGCGGAACTAAAGCCGGGCCAGAAAGACCAGGACACCCTGCCTGAGTATGATGTGCTGGATAAAATAATCGATCAATATGTCGAAAAGGATAAAGGCGCCGGCGATATAGCAAAAAAAGGGATTAGCAAAGAAGTCGTTGAAAGAACGGTCCGCATGATAGACATGAATGAATACAAAAGACGACAGTCCGCCCCCGGGATAAAGATCACTCCGAAAGCTTTCGGAAAAGACAGAAGGCTGCCCATAACAAACCGTTATCCCGGATAA
- a CDS encoding AMP-binding protein — MSLERVTIPRMLKDCADKFGPYVALQMKAENGGYKKITYAELHAAVQDIGFFLLKNRINKGDRIALFCENRPEWPFVYFGITSIGAIVVPLDPKLESGEILNLLENSGALMAFCSDTLLSKLENIKARVPSLKEILNIDKDLEGILSSSYFDAMPVDRAEPDDIASIIYTSGTTGNPKGVMLSHKNILSNVVEIAPIFHMIGPGDNFLSVLPNYHAFETTAGMFCPIYLGATITYAESLKSYSLIKNMQETKVTVLCAVPLLYKLFLDGIKRQVEEKGGFARVLFALLFLLSRLSRLFRANIGRFLFGMVHRTFGGNIKFFVSGGAAIDPDIIKEFDLMGFTILQGYGLTETAPILSACTLDNNVFGSVGKALPGIEIKISNPNSRGIGEITAKGPNIMKGYYKNPEATAEILRNDWFYTGDLGRIDDKGNIYITGRSKDVIVLGSGVNVYPDEVEFILSKSPFIQEICVFGGSIRKGAKAGTEEVRAAVVPNIEKIADWVLKRNSHLTDDLISEILGKEIDSYGKLLTEYKRVSKYYVSREELPKTATKKIKRFRVKQTFKE, encoded by the coding sequence ATGAGTTTGGAACGCGTCACTATCCCGCGGATGCTGAAAGACTGCGCCGACAAGTTCGGGCCTTATGTCGCGCTGCAGATGAAGGCTGAGAATGGCGGTTATAAAAAGATCACCTACGCCGAGCTTCACGCTGCCGTACAGGACATCGGATTCTTTCTTCTTAAAAACAGGATAAACAAAGGCGACAGGATCGCCTTGTTCTGCGAGAACAGGCCTGAATGGCCTTTTGTTTATTTCGGTATAACTAGTATCGGAGCGATAGTGGTGCCGCTCGACCCGAAATTGGAATCCGGAGAGATATTAAATCTTTTAGAGAACAGCGGAGCACTGATGGCCTTTTGTTCGGACACGCTTCTTTCAAAATTGGAAAATATAAAGGCGCGGGTCCCGTCATTGAAAGAGATCTTGAACATCGACAAAGACCTTGAGGGCATCTTGAGCTCGTCTTACTTTGACGCCATGCCGGTCGACCGGGCGGAACCCGATGATATCGCGTCCATAATCTACACGTCCGGAACGACCGGCAATCCCAAGGGAGTTATGCTTTCGCATAAAAATATTCTTTCGAATGTGGTTGAAATAGCCCCGATATTTCACATGATAGGCCCGGGCGATAATTTCCTGTCGGTGCTGCCGAACTATCACGCTTTCGAGACGACGGCCGGCATGTTCTGCCCGATCTATTTGGGCGCGACGATCACTTATGCCGAAAGCCTTAAATCTTACAGCCTCATCAAGAACATGCAGGAGACCAAGGTGACGGTCCTTTGCGCCGTGCCGCTTTTATACAAACTTTTCCTTGACGGGATCAAGCGGCAGGTAGAGGAGAAAGGGGGGTTCGCCAGGGTCCTTTTTGCCCTTCTTTTTCTGCTTTCGCGGCTGTCACGGTTATTCCGGGCCAATATCGGAAGGTTTCTTTTCGGCATGGTCCACAGGACGTTCGGAGGAAATATAAAATTCTTTGTCTCGGGCGGAGCCGCGATCGACCCGGATATAATAAAAGAATTTGACCTGATGGGTTTTACCATCCTGCAAGGTTACGGTCTTACGGAGACAGCCCCCATCCTTTCCGCCTGCACCCTGGATAATAATGTCTTTGGTTCAGTCGGAAAGGCCCTGCCCGGCATTGAGATAAAGATATCGAATCCAAACAGCCGGGGAATAGGAGAGATCACGGCAAAAGGCCCCAACATAATGAAGGGATACTATAAAAACCCGGAAGCGACCGCAGAGATCTTAAGGAATGATTGGTTTTATACCGGCGATCTCGGGCGGATCGATGACAAAGGCAATATCTACATCACCGGCAGGTCCAAAGATGTGATAGTGCTGGGGTCCGGCGTCAATGTATATCCTGACGAGGTTGAATTCATCCTTTCCAAAAGCCCGTTCATTCAGGAGATCTGCGTCTTCGGCGGTTCTATCAGAAAAGGTGCAAAGGCCGGGACAGAAGAAGTCCGGGCCGCGGTGGTGCCGAATATCGAAAAGATCGCGGATTGGGTACTAAAAAGAAATTCCCATCTGACGGACGATCTGATATCCGAGATCCTCGGCAAGGAAATAGACAGTTACGGAAAGTTGTTGACGGAATATAAAAGGGTCTCTAAATATTATGTTTCGAGAGAAGAGCTCCCAAAGACCGCGACAAAAAAGATAAAAAGGTTCCGGGTAAAACAGACTTTTAAGGAGTAA
- a CDS encoding acyl carrier protein, with amino-acid sequence MENLDQEIRSIISRVIKLPEDKIEPNTDLFRDLGVDSLLGVEIFATLDKKYKIDLPEKKLEKIRTLNDIISLVKEKTGG; translated from the coding sequence ATGGAAAACCTCGATCAGGAAATAAGATCCATCATTTCAAGGGTGATAAAACTCCCCGAAGACAAGATCGAACCGAACACGGACCTTTTTAGGGACCTGGGGGTGGATTCCCTTCTCGGGGTCGAGATATTTGCGACGCTCGACAAAAAATACAAGATCGATCTTCCGGAAAAAAAGCTGGAAAAGATCCGGACTCTAAATGACATAATAAGCCTTGTCAAAGAAAAGACGGGCGGATGA
- a CDS encoding lysophospholipid acyltransferase family protein, with protein sequence MNEDTSSYWRKVLKLDELNICDVALKCDRHLISLRRPLRAFASLLFFKMFRLSSSGVENLPEKAPFIIASNHASSFDFPAVFLCLPKFHRDKVCVIYKGLYDKIPFARMFIKSFAPSFSVDSKSDFLSAMSTAANALMCGRILYIAPEGTRNSGEILPFKVGVGALAVETGTPVVPAYIKGSDKALPRGSFIPRKHPIKVFFGKPLDPRPYFEKKKSTAAYDVYKEFADDLRLSIIRLKEKA encoded by the coding sequence GTGAATGAAGACACCTCTTCATATTGGCGGAAGGTCCTGAAACTTGACGAATTGAACATTTGTGATGTCGCCTTGAAATGCGACAGGCATCTGATATCGCTCAGACGGCCTTTAAGGGCTTTTGCATCTTTGTTGTTCTTCAAGATGTTCCGCCTGTCTTCATCCGGGGTGGAAAACCTTCCCGAAAAAGCGCCTTTCATCATCGCATCCAATCATGCAAGCAGTTTTGATTTCCCTGCCGTCTTTTTGTGCCTTCCAAAATTTCATCGGGATAAGGTTTGCGTTATCTATAAGGGGCTTTACGATAAGATCCCTTTTGCAAGGATGTTCATAAAAAGTTTTGCCCCATCATTCTCCGTGGACAGCAAAAGTGATTTTTTGAGCGCGATGTCCACCGCTGCGAATGCTCTGATGTGCGGCAGGATCCTTTATATAGCTCCCGAAGGGACCAGGAACTCGGGGGAGATCCTTCCTTTTAAGGTGGGGGTCGGTGCTCTCGCAGTTGAGACCGGGACTCCTGTTGTCCCGGCTTATATTAAAGGCTCCGACAAGGCTCTGCCTAGAGGCAGTTTCATCCCGAGGAAGCATCCCATAAAAGTATTTTTCGGAAAACCGCTTGATCCGCGGCCTTATTTTGAGAAAAAAAAGAGCACTGCTGCTTATGATGTATATAAAGAATTCGCGGACGACCTCCGGCTTTCAATAATAAGGCTTAAAGAAAAGGCCTAA
- a CDS encoding DUF5668 domain-containing protein, producing the protein MNRRVFWGSLVILIGIILLLEAAGIVTGNIWRYFWAVLLVLIGIGILVPEK; encoded by the coding sequence ATGAATAGACGCGTGTTTTGGGGATCATTGGTGATCTTGATCGGCATTATTCTGCTTCTTGAGGCTGCGGGAATTGTCACAGGGAATATCTGGAGATATTTCTGGGCGGTATTATTGGTCCTTATCGGAATAGGAATACTGGTACCTGAAAAATAG
- a CDS encoding MFS transporter yields the protein MANNKAAQDIWERLPQAFHALRFKNYRIFWIGQFVSLVGLWMMMIAQGWLAYDITNSKFLLGLVDFIAGIPVLLLSPLGGFMADRMDRRKLLLATQIVFAIASFLIGLLISTGQINYFNLCLLALVFGLANAVDSPVRQAFVVNLVERNHFSNAIALNSLSFNSARVIGPAVAGYLIGAFGVGLCFYLNAVSFLAVIVSLLMIKGIFKVKTMQKANFGEAFMDSVKYVLQNRKVLLSLVLMAFTSLFIMPYAVLMPVFAKDILNVGAQGLGVLMSFSGVGALLGAFFLAQFGAKKDFTRTIIVSTTMMALAAVLFSFSRNYLLSCAALLILGFNIVTQAISVNTFLQYTVTDELRGRIMGFYSMSFMGLMPIGAFQAGALAHFIGAPHTLLIGAVISFLPALFLFFRRATAVR from the coding sequence ATGGCAAATAATAAAGCAGCTCAAGATATCTGGGAAAGACTGCCGCAAGCGTTCCATGCGCTGCGGTTCAAGAATTACCGCATTTTCTGGATCGGCCAGTTCGTCTCTCTTGTGGGTCTTTGGATGATGATGATAGCGCAAGGGTGGCTTGCATATGACATAACAAATTCAAAGTTCCTTCTGGGGCTGGTGGACTTTATCGCGGGCATCCCGGTGCTTCTTTTGTCCCCGCTGGGCGGGTTCATGGCGGACCGCATGGACAGGCGAAAACTGCTCCTTGCCACACAGATAGTATTTGCCATTGCTTCTTTCTTGATAGGACTTTTGATATCCACCGGGCAGATCAACTATTTTAATCTATGTCTTTTGGCGCTTGTATTTGGATTGGCCAACGCTGTCGATTCTCCGGTAAGGCAGGCGTTCGTAGTGAACCTTGTGGAACGCAATCATTTTTCAAATGCAATAGCGCTCAATTCACTTTCCTTCAACAGTGCAAGGGTGATCGGTCCGGCTGTTGCGGGATATCTGATCGGAGCTTTCGGCGTCGGACTTTGTTTTTATCTTAACGCAGTCTCGTTCCTGGCAGTTATAGTAAGCCTGCTTATGATAAAAGGTATATTCAAAGTAAAAACCATGCAAAAGGCGAACTTTGGAGAAGCGTTCATGGATTCAGTAAAATATGTGCTGCAAAACAGGAAAGTGCTGCTCTCGCTGGTGCTCATGGCGTTCACGTCATTGTTCATAATGCCTTATGCCGTGCTTATGCCCGTATTTGCAAAAGACATACTAAATGTAGGGGCGCAAGGACTTGGGGTCCTGATGTCATTTTCAGGGGTTGGTGCGTTGCTCGGGGCTTTCTTTCTTGCACAGTTCGGGGCAAAAAAAGATTTTACCAGGACGATAATCGTAAGCACGACGATGATGGCGCTGGCGGCCGTGCTGTTCTCGTTTTCAAGGAACTACCTTCTTTCATGCGCGGCGCTGCTGATATTGGGGTTTAATATAGTGACACAGGCCATATCGGTCAACACGTTTCTGCAGTACACGGTCACGGATGAATTGCGCGGGCGTATTATGGGCTTTTATTCGATGTCCTTTATGGGGCTGATGCCGATAGGGGCATTTCAGGCGGGAGCATTGGCGCATTTCATAGGTGCCCCGCACACGCTTCTGATAGGAGCCGTAATAAGTTTTTTACCGGCACTCTTTTTGTTCTTCAGAAGGGCAACAGCAGTCCGGTGA
- a CDS encoding translation elongation factor-like protein: MVLKKKAKKTASRKASKPKEKVIGSAEHYFDKLHVVTTTLKRPLKVGDIIHIKGHTTDMVQTVESIQIEHSRVLKAKRATESG; encoded by the coding sequence ATGGTATTAAAAAAGAAAGCGAAAAAAACGGCATCCAGGAAGGCGTCCAAGCCAAAAGAAAAAGTCATCGGCAGCGCCGAGCATTACTTTGACAAGCTCCATGTAGTAACAACAACACTTAAGAGGCCGTTAAAGGTCGGGGATATAATACATATAAAAGGGCACACAACGGACATGGTCCAGACCGTCGAATCCATCCAGATAGAACACAGCCGCGTCCTCAAGGCGAAAAGGGCGACGGAGTCGGGATAA
- a CDS encoding histidine phosphatase family protein has protein sequence MTTLILMRHGETASNVEQIYQGQGDGELSKNGIEQAGHAANFLKKTGICAVYCSDLKRSVDTARIIAKPHGLKVRPLKDLRERFYGEWEGLKYFEIEKKYKGLYKLWLIHPNKADIPGAEKLKGLQKRGVRAVEKIARSHKNKTVLIVGHGGINRTILFHYLMLGLDNFWRIRQENCGMNIIKFAAPYPRIVLLNSTSHLGKDHIKENTLS, from the coding sequence ATGACAACCTTGATACTTATGCGCCACGGCGAAACGGCCTCAAATGTGGAACAGATCTATCAGGGTCAAGGCGATGGAGAGCTTTCGAAGAATGGGATAGAACAAGCCGGGCATGCCGCCAATTTTCTTAAAAAGACCGGCATTTGCGCTGTATACTGCTCTGACCTTAAAAGATCTGTCGATACGGCAAGAATTATCGCCAAACCGCATGGGCTCAAGGTCAGGCCGCTTAAAGATCTGAGAGAAAGATTTTACGGGGAATGGGAAGGGTTGAAATATTTTGAGATAGAGAAAAAATATAAGGGCCTTTATAAACTGTGGCTTATCCATCCAAATAAAGCTGACATTCCAGGGGCTGAAAAACTAAAGGGGCTGCAAAAAAGGGGCGTAAGAGCGGTTGAAAAGATAGCAAGATCTCATAAAAATAAAACGGTTTTAATCGTAGGCCATGGGGGCATTAACCGCACCATATTATTCCATTATTTAATGCTCGGCCTGGACAACTTCTGGCGTATTAGGCAGGAGAACTGCGGTATGAATATAATCAAGTTCGCGGCTCCCTATCCGAGGATCGTCCTGCTCAACAGCACTTCACATCTCGGTAAAGATCACATAAAAGAGAACACTTTATCATAA
- the eno gene encoding phosphopyruvate hydratase, whose translation MTIEKVIGREVLDSRGNPTVEVDVITKNGTLGRAIVPSGASTGIHEALELRDGDKSRYLGKGVQKAVANVSIIEKELKGKSVTSQVEIDELMINLDGTANKSKLGANAILGVSLAVARAAANGLGISLYKYFGGKKGVTLPVPMMNVLNGGAHAGWNTEFQEYMITPTGATSFKEGLRICAEVYHNLKSLVKAKGAPTTVGDEGGFAPALGSNEGALKLIVEAIEKAGYKPGAQVNICLDPASSEFFKDGKYELKSEGKSLSPAEMVDLYVELVSRYPIISIEDGLAQEDWEGWSLITKKIGKKIQLVGDDLFVTNIKLLEKGIEQGVANSILIKLNQIGSLTETLAAIEMAKKAKYTAVVSHRSGETEDTTIADLVVATNSGMIKTGAPARSDRVCKYNQLLRIEEELATEAVYPGLSAYKNQ comes from the coding sequence ATGACAATTGAAAAAGTTATCGGCAGGGAGGTCCTTGATTCAAGGGGCAACCCGACCGTTGAAGTGGATGTCATAACAAAGAACGGCACGCTCGGAAGGGCGATAGTGCCTTCCGGCGCATCAACAGGCATCCATGAAGCGCTTGAACTCAGGGACGGCGATAAATCAAGATATCTTGGCAAAGGCGTTCAAAAAGCCGTTGCCAATGTTTCTATTATTGAAAAAGAACTCAAAGGGAAGTCCGTGACAAGCCAGGTAGAGATAGACGAATTGATGATAAATCTCGACGGCACGGCGAACAAGAGCAAGCTCGGGGCTAACGCCATTCTCGGCGTTTCTCTCGCGGTCGCAAGGGCTGCGGCAAACGGGCTCGGGATCTCATTGTATAAATACTTCGGCGGTAAAAAAGGCGTAACTCTTCCCGTTCCCATGATGAACGTCCTGAACGGCGGCGCTCACGCCGGGTGGAATACAGAGTTTCAGGAATATATGATCACCCCTACCGGCGCTACAAGCTTTAAAGAAGGGCTCAGGATCTGCGCGGAAGTCTATCACAACCTTAAAAGTCTTGTAAAAGCAAAAGGCGCGCCTACGACTGTCGGCGATGAAGGCGGCTTTGCTCCCGCGCTCGGTTCGAACGAAGGAGCCCTTAAACTTATTGTTGAAGCTATCGAAAAGGCGGGATATAAACCCGGGGCCCAGGTAAATATCTGCCTCGATCCTGCTTCATCGGAGTTCTTTAAAGACGGGAAATACGAACTGAAAAGCGAAGGGAAGTCCCTCTCGCCTGCCGAGATGGTTGACCTATATGTGGAATTAGTTTCCAGATATCCTATCATTTCAATAGAAGACGGCCTCGCGCAGGAAGACTGGGAAGGCTGGTCGCTCATCACAAAAAAGATAGGCAAAAAGATACAGCTTGTGGGTGATGACCTTTTTGTCACGAACATCAAGCTCCTGGAAAAAGGTATCGAGCAGGGCGTCGCGAACTCCATTCTTATCAAGCTTAACCAGATCGGATCGCTGACCGAGACGCTGGCTGCCATCGAGATGGCAAAAAAAGCAAAGTATACTGCGGTCGTTTCTCACAGGAGCGGAGAGACCGAAGACACAACAATAGCGGATCTCGTAGTCGCAACGAACTCCGGAATGATCAAGACCGGCGCGCCGGCCAGGTCTGACAGGGTCTGCAAATATAACCAGCTGCTGAGGATTGAAGAAGAACTCGCCACAGAAGCTGTTTATCCGGGTCTTTCGGCTTACAAAAATCAATAG